A genomic region of Podarcis raffonei isolate rPodRaf1 chromosome 13, rPodRaf1.pri, whole genome shotgun sequence contains the following coding sequences:
- the RCN3 gene encoding reticulocalbin-3 isoform X2 produces MGGVALAGRGAGRGDTSRAEDETGRHLQREHPSRGLQLLVSWARGEARLQELCTMAWQKMLFSSCLLTVCLTWVLAKPPPDKKDRVHHNQDLSDHPHDDNQDFQYDHEAFLGKEDAKTFDQLTPEESKQRLGKIVDRIDRDGDGFVTQPELKEWIKHTQNRYIYENVNKNWKDYDKNSDGHITWTEFKNATYGYYEGEEFGDLEDKHSYRKMLARDERRFKAADKDGDMTATREEFTAFLHPEAFDYMKDIVVTETIEDIDKNGDGFVEVEEYLGDMYSPETGEPEPDWVKTERQQFLDFRDLNKDGKMDREEIGHWILPTDYDHAEVESKHLLIESDKDKDDKITKEEILDNWNMFVGSQATNYGEDLTKDHDEL; encoded by the exons ATGGGGGGCGTCGCCCTGGCGggcaggggggcggggcggggagacACCAGCCGGGCTGAAGATGAGACGGGGCGGCACTTGCAGAGGGAGCATCCATCGCGCGGGCTGCAGCTTCTGGTGAGCTGGGCGAGGGGAGAGGCGCGCTTGCAAGAG TTGTGTACAATGGCTTGGCAGAAGATGCTGTTTTCCTCCTGCCTGTTGACTGTGTGCCTCACATGGGTCTTGGCCAAGCCTCCCCCCGACAAAAAGGACCGTGTCCACCATAACCAAGACTTGAGCGACCACCCTCACGATGACAACCAAGATTTCCAGTATGATCACGAAGCCTTTCTGGGCAAGGAAGATGCCAAAACGTTTGACCAGTTGACTCCTGAAGAAAGCAAACAGCGGCTTGG AAAGATTGTGGATCGAATCGACCGGGATGGGGACGGTTTTGTGACTCAGCCTGAGCTGAAGGAATGGATCAAGCATACTCAAAACCGCTACATCTACGAGAACGTGAACAAGAACTGGAAGGACTATGACAAGAATAGTGATGGCCACATCACCTGGACTGAGTTCAAGAATGCCACTTATGGCTACTATGAAG GAGAGGAGTTTGGCGATCTGGAAGACAAGCACTCCTACCGGAAGATGCTGGCCCGGGATGAGCGGCGGTTCAAGGCAGCTGACAAGGATGGGGACATGACAGCGACGAGGGAGGAGTTCACGGCCTTCCTCCACCCTGAAGCGTTCGACTACATGAAGGACATTGTGGTGACG GAAACCATTGAGGACATCGACAAGAACGGGGATGGCTTTGTCGAAGTAGAAGAATATCTTG GCGACATGTACAGTCCTGAAACAGGGGAGCCCGAACCTGACTGGGTGAAGACAGAACGTCAACAGTTCTTGGATTTCCGGGACCTCAACAAAGATGGCAAAATGGATCGGGAGGAGATCGGGCACTGGATCTTGCCAACAGACTATGACCACGCCGAGGTGGAGTCAAAGCACCTCCTTATCGAGTCGGACAAGGATAAG GATGACAAAATAACCAAGGAAGAGATTTTGGACAATTGGAACATGTTTGTGGGGAGCCAGGCCACCAACTACGGCGAAGACTTGACAAAGGATCATGATGAGCTGTGA
- the RCN3 gene encoding reticulocalbin-3 isoform X3, translated as MGGVALAGRGAGRGDTSRAEDETGRHLQREHPSRGLQLLLCTMAWQKMLFSSCLLTVCLTWVLAKPPPDKKDRVHHNQDLSDHPHDDNQDFQYDHEAFLGKEDAKTFDQLTPEESKQRLGKIVDRIDRDGDGFVTQPELKEWIKHTQNRYIYENVNKNWKDYDKNSDGHITWTEFKNATYGYYEGEEFGDLEDKHSYRKMLARDERRFKAADKDGDMTATREEFTAFLHPEAFDYMKDIVVTETIEDIDKNGDGFVEVEEYLGDMYSPETGEPEPDWVKTERQQFLDFRDLNKDGKMDREEIGHWILPTDYDHAEVESKHLLIESDKDKDDKITKEEILDNWNMFVGSQATNYGEDLTKDHDEL; from the exons ATGGGGGGCGTCGCCCTGGCGggcaggggggcggggcggggagacACCAGCCGGGCTGAAGATGAGACGGGGCGGCACTTGCAGAGGGAGCATCCATCGCGCGGGCTGCAGCTTCTG TTGTGTACAATGGCTTGGCAGAAGATGCTGTTTTCCTCCTGCCTGTTGACTGTGTGCCTCACATGGGTCTTGGCCAAGCCTCCCCCCGACAAAAAGGACCGTGTCCACCATAACCAAGACTTGAGCGACCACCCTCACGATGACAACCAAGATTTCCAGTATGATCACGAAGCCTTTCTGGGCAAGGAAGATGCCAAAACGTTTGACCAGTTGACTCCTGAAGAAAGCAAACAGCGGCTTGG AAAGATTGTGGATCGAATCGACCGGGATGGGGACGGTTTTGTGACTCAGCCTGAGCTGAAGGAATGGATCAAGCATACTCAAAACCGCTACATCTACGAGAACGTGAACAAGAACTGGAAGGACTATGACAAGAATAGTGATGGCCACATCACCTGGACTGAGTTCAAGAATGCCACTTATGGCTACTATGAAG GAGAGGAGTTTGGCGATCTGGAAGACAAGCACTCCTACCGGAAGATGCTGGCCCGGGATGAGCGGCGGTTCAAGGCAGCTGACAAGGATGGGGACATGACAGCGACGAGGGAGGAGTTCACGGCCTTCCTCCACCCTGAAGCGTTCGACTACATGAAGGACATTGTGGTGACG GAAACCATTGAGGACATCGACAAGAACGGGGATGGCTTTGTCGAAGTAGAAGAATATCTTG GCGACATGTACAGTCCTGAAACAGGGGAGCCCGAACCTGACTGGGTGAAGACAGAACGTCAACAGTTCTTGGATTTCCGGGACCTCAACAAAGATGGCAAAATGGATCGGGAGGAGATCGGGCACTGGATCTTGCCAACAGACTATGACCACGCCGAGGTGGAGTCAAAGCACCTCCTTATCGAGTCGGACAAGGATAAG GATGACAAAATAACCAAGGAAGAGATTTTGGACAATTGGAACATGTTTGTGGGGAGCCAGGCCACCAACTACGGCGAAGACTTGACAAAGGATCATGATGAGCTGTGA
- the RCN3 gene encoding reticulocalbin-3 isoform X4, which translates to MAWQKMLFSSCLLTVCLTWVLAKPPPDKKDRVHHNQDLSDHPHDDNQDFQYDHEAFLGKEDAKTFDQLTPEESKQRLGKIVDRIDRDGDGFVTQPELKEWIKHTQNRYIYENVNKNWKDYDKNSDGHITWTEFKNATYGYYEGEEFGDLEDKHSYRKMLARDERRFKAADKDGDMTATREEFTAFLHPEAFDYMKDIVVTETIEDIDKNGDGFVEVEEYLGDMYSPETGEPEPDWVKTERQQFLDFRDLNKDGKMDREEIGHWILPTDYDHAEVESKHLLIESDKDKDDKITKEEILDNWNMFVGSQATNYGEDLTKDHDEL; encoded by the exons ATGGCTTGGCAGAAGATGCTGTTTTCCTCCTGCCTGTTGACTGTGTGCCTCACATGGGTCTTGGCCAAGCCTCCCCCCGACAAAAAGGACCGTGTCCACCATAACCAAGACTTGAGCGACCACCCTCACGATGACAACCAAGATTTCCAGTATGATCACGAAGCCTTTCTGGGCAAGGAAGATGCCAAAACGTTTGACCAGTTGACTCCTGAAGAAAGCAAACAGCGGCTTGG AAAGATTGTGGATCGAATCGACCGGGATGGGGACGGTTTTGTGACTCAGCCTGAGCTGAAGGAATGGATCAAGCATACTCAAAACCGCTACATCTACGAGAACGTGAACAAGAACTGGAAGGACTATGACAAGAATAGTGATGGCCACATCACCTGGACTGAGTTCAAGAATGCCACTTATGGCTACTATGAAG GAGAGGAGTTTGGCGATCTGGAAGACAAGCACTCCTACCGGAAGATGCTGGCCCGGGATGAGCGGCGGTTCAAGGCAGCTGACAAGGATGGGGACATGACAGCGACGAGGGAGGAGTTCACGGCCTTCCTCCACCCTGAAGCGTTCGACTACATGAAGGACATTGTGGTGACG GAAACCATTGAGGACATCGACAAGAACGGGGATGGCTTTGTCGAAGTAGAAGAATATCTTG GCGACATGTACAGTCCTGAAACAGGGGAGCCCGAACCTGACTGGGTGAAGACAGAACGTCAACAGTTCTTGGATTTCCGGGACCTCAACAAAGATGGCAAAATGGATCGGGAGGAGATCGGGCACTGGATCTTGCCAACAGACTATGACCACGCCGAGGTGGAGTCAAAGCACCTCCTTATCGAGTCGGACAAGGATAAG GATGACAAAATAACCAAGGAAGAGATTTTGGACAATTGGAACATGTTTGTGGGGAGCCAGGCCACCAACTACGGCGAAGACTTGACAAAGGATCATGATGAGCTGTGA
- the NOSIP gene encoding nitric oxide synthase-interacting protein codes for MTRHGKNCTAGAVYTYHEKKKDTAASGYGTQNVRLSKDAVKDFDCCCLSLQPCKDPVVTPDGYLYEKEAILEYILHQKKEIARQMKAYEKQKNEKKAELAELSKAAKESKVKNFLNKEMSIVSKPLNPFDRKAGDAQPGPSNEDKAKQLPSFWIPSLTPEAKTKVIPKPDKCVYCPMSMKPLKLKDLIPVHFTPVDASVDRVGLINRQDRYVCAVTRDMLGNSVPCAVLRPSGSVVTLECVERLIKKDMVDPVNGEKLTDKDIIVLQRGGTGFAGSGVELEAKKSRPVMQA; via the exons ATGACGCGCCATGGCAAGAACTGCACAGCAGGAGCTGTTTATACCTACCATGAAAAGAAAAAGGACACAG CTGCCTCTGGATACGGGACCCAGAACGTCCGTCTGAGCAAAGATGCTGTCAAGGATTTTGACTGCTGCTGCCTCTCCCTGCAGCCCTGCAAGGACCCTGTTGTGAC CCCTGATGGATACCTGTATGAGAAAGAAGCTATCTTAGAGTACATCCTGCACCAGAAAAAGGAGATCGCCCGGCAAATGAAG GCCTACGAAAAGCAGAAGAATGAGAAGAAGGCGGAGTTGGCGGAGTTGAGCAAGGCTGCCAAAGAGTCCAAGGTGAAGAATTTCCTCAACAAAGAGATGAGCATTGTCAGCAAACCTCTCAACCCCTTTGATCGCAAGGCAG GAGATGCTCAGCCTGGACCCAGCAATGAAGACAAGGCCAAACAACTGCCCAGCTTTTGGATTCCTTCGCTGACCCCAGAGGCCAAGACCAAAGTCATTCCGAAGCCA GACAAGTGTGTGTACTGTCCCATGAGTATGAAACCCCTGAAGTTGAAGGACCTGATCCCGGTGCATTTCACCCCAGTGGATGCTAGCGTGGATCGAGTAGGGCTGATCAACCGGCAGGACCGTTACGTGTGTGCCGTCACACGAGACATGCTTGGGAACTCTGTCCCATGTGCTGTTCTGCGTCCGTC GGGCTCTGTGGTGACTCTGGAGTGTGTGGAGAGACTCATCAAGAAGGACATGGTTGATCCAGTGAATGGAGAGAAGCTGACTGACAAGGACATCATCGTTCTACAGCGG GGTGGCACAGGATTTGCAGGGTCAGGCGTGGAGCTGGAGGCCAAGAAATCCCGCCCTGTTATGCAAGCGTAA